In Paenibacillus durus, the DNA window TAATACAGAATTTCGTGATTTAGTAGCTGCCGTAACAAAAAGTATAACGGCGTGAATTTTCTCTCATATTAGTTTGATGCTTGGAGGGGTAAGAATAAAGCATATACCAAATGTTCTCACTGTGATGCGGATCATTTGCTCTGTGATACTGTTGCTTGTAAAACCGTTATCTGCTCTATTTTTTGGCATCTATATCGTATGTGGCGCAAGCGATGTTCTTGATGGATATATAGCAAGAAAGACAAAAAGCACCAGTCAATTAGGTGCAAGTATAGACAGTATCGCAGATGCAATTTTCATAGGTGTTACACTGTCTGTCTTTCTTCCAATTCTTCATCTTCCTTTGTGGATATTATGCTGGATCGGAGCGGTTGCTGTTATTCGCATAGGCTCATTGATAATTGGATTTGTAAAATACAGCGCTTTATCTTTCATACATACATATGCTAATAAGGCAACAGGGCTTATGCTATTCTGCTTCCCATTTCTGTATAGTATATTGGGACTAACCATAACCTCAAGTTTACTTTGTGGATTAGCAAGTTTTTCAGCAATCGAAGAACTGATTATAAATATAAAATCTAAAGAGCTATCAAGGGATACAGGCTGTATTAATTGGAAGAGGAATAAATCATGAGACATGTGATAGGCGTAAAAGCCTTCATTCCTGAAGGCTTTTAACAACATATATTCTTGTCGCCGGGCATCCCGTCAGACAAGCTTACTCAATACCCGCCGTCCATTCCTTGACTTTGTCCGGGTTGGCTTCAACCCAAGCCTTGGCCGCTTCCTCCGGAGATTGTCCGCCCTGAATGGCAACCATCACCTTCGCCATATCCTCCGGCGTCCACTGGAACTGGTCCAGGAACCGGTGAACATCCGGCTGATCGTCATTCAGACCTTTGCGGGCCAATGTATGAATCTGCTCGTCACCGCCGTATACGCCTTTGGGATCGTTCAGATACTTCAGATCCATGTTAGCGAACATCCAGTGCGGCGTCCAGCCGGTGACGACAATCGGCTTGTTGGCGTCATATGCCTTTTGCAGCTCCTGCGCCATCGCCGCCGACGAGCTTTCCACCAGCGTATAGCCGTCCAGCTTGTAATCCTTCAGCGCTTTTTCCGTAGCC includes these proteins:
- a CDS encoding CDP-alcohol phosphatidyltransferase family protein, which encodes MLGGVRIKHIPNVLTVMRIICSVILLLVKPLSALFFGIYIVCGASDVLDGYIARKTKSTSQLGASIDSIADAIFIGVTLSVFLPILHLPLWILCWIGAVAVIRIGSLIIGFVKYSALSFIHTYANKATGLMLFCFPFLYSILGLTITSSLLCGLASFSAIEELIINIKSKELSRDTGCINWKRNKS